GGGCTAATTCTGCCGATTGGCAACTGGGTACTGGAATCAGCTTGCAAAACATTAAAAGAATGGTCCAAAAATCCTTACACAAGATCTTTGCGACTCGCGGTCAATATCAGCGCCCGACAGTTCCACGAACCCTTATTTTGCGAATCGGTCTCTAGTGTATTGCAACGTCATGAAATTGATCCCACAAAACTAGAGCTGGAATTGACCGAAAGCGTGGTCATTAACGACATTGGTCAAGCCATTGCTAAAATGAACGCAATCAAAAAATTAGGTATTGCCTTGTCCCTGGATGACTTTGGCTCGGGTTATTCTTCGCTCACCTATCTTAAGCGGCTACCTTTTGAAAAACTCAAGATTGATCGAGAATTTATTCGTGACATCATGAGTGATTCGGACGACGCGGTGATCGTGCGTACCATTATTGCTATGGGAAAGGCGTTACGACTGGAAGTGACCGCTGAGGGTGTAGAAACTGAGGAACAATTTCAATATCTCGGCCAACAAGGTTGTCGATTATTTCAGGGCTATTTGTTTAGCCCACCGGTACCACTCGCAGCTTTTAATTTGATTATGGAAAATAATTTAACACCTCAATTGAGGAAGAAAATTTCTGCCAGTCAAAAAAAATAATTTTAACTCACACTACATTCGTGAACAAGTATCTTGCCAATTTTGGTATTGTTTGCCATTCATTGTTTTTTTTGACTTTGCTCCTGAGTGGTGTGAGCCATTCAGCCGATGAAGAATCTGGTGAACCGCAATTACGCTACCAGGTCAAGATCGAGGGCGTCGATAATGCGCTGAAGGATTATCTCCAGGAGATATCCAATGCCTATGCCCGACAAAATCGCACGCCCGCCAATGCCAGCGTGCTCAGGCATCGCGCTGAGGCGGATTTGCCCACATTACACGACGCCCTGCGTGCCCGTGGCCATTATGATGGTCAGGTGGATCTAAAAATCACCGAAGATGGGAAATTCTCAACCGTCATTTTTGCCATTGAACCTGGTCCACTGTACCGTTTTGGTCAATGTCGAGTTGAAAATCTCGCTGCCGAAAGTGCTTATCGCTTGCCGCCTGCCCGGGATCTCGGCCTGGTGGTTGGCCAGCCCGCTGAAGCTGCTCAAGTGCTGGCGGCAGAGGCCAATCTGCTCGCCGGAGCTAAGGAATCAGGGTATGCCCTGGCTCAGACCGGCGAGCGCGTTGTCACCGTTGACCACGATACCCAAACCATGGAAGTTCTGCTGCGTCTGCGTCCTGGTCCTCGGGCGTTCCTGGGAGACGTGGCATTCAGTGGAAAATTCAAGGTGGATGACGGCTTTTTGCGCAGCCTGGCACCTTGGCGACTCGATACTCCCTACCACCCTAAGTTGATCGAAGATCTGCGTCAGGCGCTAATAGACACCGATCTCTTTGCTAGCATCCGTGTGTCGCTGGGGGATAGCCTCGATACCAGAGGACGAATTCCCGTTCATGTCGAACTCGCGGAGCGTTTCCAACGCACCTTCAAAGCGAATCTTGGCTATAACGTCACCAAGGGTCCGGCGATTAGCCTGGGTTGGTGGCACCGCAATTATTTTGGCGCGGGCGAGCGGCTTTCGCTGGCAGGAACTTTATCCGGGATTGGTTACTCGCTTGAAACCAAATATCGCCAGCCAAATTTTTATTATCCCGATCAAGCATTGGTCATCGACGGCGGCATGGCTGCCGAGAACACGAATGCCTACAACACGCTTACCGCGAGCATTAGCGCAGGCTTGGAGCACAAACTGGCGAAAAACATGACATTGACCATCGGTTCCACTTTTCGTCTTAGCGAGGTGGAGGACGTTGCCGAAAACGCCAATCGTTTTGGCTTGCTGTCTTTGCCGCTGAAGGTTGATTGGGATTTTAGCGACAATCGCCTTGACGCAGCGCACGGAGGACGCCTGTTTTTTCAGGGAACGCCTTATGCGGAAATTCTTAATACAAGATTATATTTTGGCAAAATATTGGGAAAATACAGCCACTACCTTGAACTTTTAGATCATCGCCGGTTAGTGCTTGCTGGACGGGTCAGCCTCGGCGTCATTCTTGGCGCGCAACGCGACAGCGTACCGGTTGACGAGCGTTTTCACGCCGGCGGGGGTGGTTCGATTCGTGGTTATGGCTATCAAATGGCCAGCCCGCTGAACGCGAAAGGGAAACCCCTTGGCGGGGTGTCCCTGCTGGAACTGTCAACCGAGGCTAGATTTGAAATAACTCAAAATTTTGGCGGGGTGCTATTTATCGATGGTGGAGGTGCTTTTGCGCGTGATGTACCGGATTCGGGCGATTTCTTGGTTGGAGTTGGGGTCGGTGTCCGCTATGCCACACCCATTGGCCCCATTCGTCTGGATTTAGGCGTGCCCACCGAAAAACGCGAAAAATTCGATGATTCCTTTCAAATCTATTTAAGTATTGGCCAGGCTTTTTAACGTCCCTGTACCAAACTAAAAATATCGTAAATCGCTTATCGCCGAGTTTTCCACCAGCCAAGCAAACTAATCAATATCAATCCCAATAAAGCGTAGCCATCTACTGCTCCACCACCACCTTCTTTGGATGAGGAACCAGAAGCAGTCAACTTAAAATTTTCCTGAGTGGTGCCGCTTACACCCAAGTTATTAGTGACAGTCAACGATATGACATAAGTACCAGCAGCAGTGGTGCGCAGTGATGTGCTTGGTGCATCAACCGGGATCAAGCTGGCTCCTCCTGGAGAGGAGATTAGCGCCCAATTCCAGGCGGTGATTGTTTGGCCGGGCCGGATTGCGTCAACTTTTCCATCCAGACGGATGGTGCTATTTTCACTCAATGGATCGAGTACCGCGATGGTTGGAATTGGGGTCATCGCCGCAATGACCGCCGCCTCGGCGTCGAGCAGGCCAGCGCCACAACTGCTGGTAGTGCAGTTGCATTGATCAATGACCATTGGCTCGCTTGGGCAGTCGGTCAGCGTAGGGTCGGCAGGAAACGGACGCGCGGAATTTTTTATGCGGTCGATGATCTCAACTGGAGTCAACTCGGGATTGACAGAAAGCATTAAGGCTGCCACCCCAGAGACTTGCGGCGCCGCGAAACTGGTCCCCACGTTCATGTCATTTGGTTCGGTATACGTACTTTTCACTGGGGTGGTGGTGCCCATGTCGCTGGTGGTATTGATGCTGTACAGGCAGGAGCCATCGTCATTGACGCAGTTCCCGGCGGGAGCGCCAATCGAAATTTCAGGGCCAAAGCCGCTGTAACCCACCTTGATTCCGTTATGCCGGACTCCCGCCACCGCCATGACCCCTGGACAATTCGCAGGCGCGCCGACCGCACCTGATTCATTGCTGACAGCGGTAACCACCAGCACACTCCGATCCATAAGTTCACCAACAGCATCAGTGTATGCCGCATCGCAAGGACTATCGCCCCCGAGGCTTAAATTAATGACGCGCGCTGGATGTGGGTTGTCGGGTATCTCGGGAACGGTCAACCCTGCGGCCCAGCGCATAGCGGCAATGATGTCGGAATCGAAACCACCACATTTTCCCATGACCCGCACCGGCAACAAGGTAACGCCCCAACTCGTGCCCGCGATGCCGATGGAATTGTTGCTTGCTGCGCCAACGATGCCAGCAACACGGGTTCCATGCCAGCTACTGTTTTGCTCGACAAGTTCGCCGCATAAGGAACGCAAGTCAGCATTGCGCGCGTCCGCGCTGGAGATGTAATCGCCCGCATCACTGGCGTCGTCGTCACGGCTGTCTCCATCACCGGCATTGGACGGGTCGGAAATGAAGTCGTACCCGTTAAGCAATTTACCTGCGAGATCTGGGTGTTCATAACGTACTCCGGTGTCGAGGATGGCGACAACCACTTCTGCTGAACCCGTAGTCACATTCCAGGCCCGATCAGCACGGATCGCCGCTGCTTCCGTTGATTGCAGATACCACTGCTCGGCGAACAAAGTATCGTTGGGCAGGGTCCGAATCGCACGCAAACGATCCGGAACCGCATATTCGACATCAGATTGCGCCGCGAGACGGCGTGACAGTTCCTGAGAAGAAATTTCTGCGCTACGCACGACCTCCATTCGTGTGGCGAGACGTCGTCCAAAACGCATCGCCAAACCAAGCCGCCGGGACAAATGTGCAGCCCGATCAGTCGATGGTTGTGTAAGAATGCTGGCGTCGGCCTTGTACTTGACAATGACACGGCCTTCCTGGGAAGCCCGTGTGTCGAAATTGACGCCTAGTATGACAATCATCGTGAAAGCCATAAAAAAATTTTTAGCCATAAAATTATTCCTAAATAGTTAAAAGCTATGTAGTTGAACTTGCAATTCTATACAGGTAGGAGTTACGCAGTTGAATTTGTAACTCTATACAGGATTGAGTTTTTTCTGTCATTCTGCGCGGAGATCGCATTAGCGACCGTAATCGCAGAATCTATTATGTAGATGGATTCTGCAACTCCACTTCGCTGCGTGCAGAATGACTTACTATTTTTCAACTGCGGAACTCCTAAACTGTTAGAAGCTATGCAGTTGAATTTGTAAATCTATAAAATTGTGTGCTAATTCTTAAATTATTTTGATAAACTACGCCGTTTACATCTTGCTCTAAAACATACAGCAGCATAATTTATATTTTTCTAGCTATTAAGTCATTTAACGGATGGTTAATCTGTCATTATAGCTGGTAACTTAGATTAATTAGATCTTACATCTTTATAGGTGGCAATTTAAGTTATGTATGACGATAACGGTAATGCAGTCAGTTTACCGAGCATGGTACAGGACATCACCCATGACAAGTGTAACGAAATGGAATTGCAATTGTATCGTGACCATCTGGAACAACTGGTCAAGGATCGCACCTGGGAATTACAGGAAGCACGCAATAACGCGGAACGCCTGTTGCGGGTGAAAACCGAATTTCTCAACAACATGAATCACGAAATCCGCACGCCCTTAAATGCAATTCTGGGATTTGCCCAGGTGCTGGAGCGCGATTCTTCTCTGCTACCACGGCAGGCCGAGCACATTCGGAGCATCATCCGTAGTGGCGCACATTTGCTCAAATTAATCAACGATATCTTTGATATGTCTAAAATCAATGCCGGGCAGGTGACGCTTAATCCCACCATATTTTGCCTGCATGATATGTTGAATGACTTGGAGAGTATGTTTCGTTTCCGTTCCCAGTCCAAGGGGTTGGAATTTGTTCTGGAACGTGACAGCAACGTGCCGCGTCGTGTGTTTGCCGATGAGAATAAATTGCGGCAAATATTGGCTAATCTGATAGAAAACGCCATCAAGTTCACTACAAGGGGCAAGATTGTCACACGATTGCGCGCCGAGGCGGTCACGGCGAAAGCCTGGCGTCTGTGGGTCGAAGTCGAAGACACCGGACCAGGCATCCCCGCTAAGGAAATAAATGCGATATTTACTGCGTTTCATCAGGCCGATGTGGGTATCAACCAGGAAGGTGGCGTTGGGCTGGGATTAGCCATCAGCCGCCAATTCGTGGAAATGATGGGGGGCGTGCTTAAAGTCACCAGTAAGGTAGGCCAAGGCAGTTTTTTTGGGTTTGATGTGTTACTGACAAGAGTCGATGACGAATGCTTGGCGGTGCCGAATCATCAATTTGACGCGCCGTCAATCGTGGCTAGTAACACCAACCGGGAGACACGGAATCATCCACCGCGTGTTATTGGCCTGAAGCCAGGCACGGGACCGGTGCGAGCATTGATTGTCGATGACGAGTCCGTCAATCGCGCAATTTTGCGTGAACTGCTAAAGCCGGTTGGTTTTGATATCAATGAAGCAAGTAACGGTTTGGCAGCCTTAGAGATTTTCGAGCATTGGCAGCCATCCGTGGTACTCATGGATCTGCGTATGCCAATTATGGATGGCTATGAGACCACGCGGCGGATCAAGTTGACAATGGCGGGGCGCACCACTCCCATCATCATGGTCACGGCCAGTATCTTCACGGACGACAAATTGACGGGTGGCGTAGATGCTTTTTTGCGCAAACCATTTAAAGTAGAAGAGCTGTTCGAGACCATCGGACGATGTTTGAATTTGCACTATATTTTTGCTAACGATGTTGAACCCACTCCAGCCACTGCGTCAACGAGCGTCGCGTTACCGCTCGATTTCGTCAATGCGATGCGTCAGGCAATATCCGAAGGTGACATCGCGCATCTAATGGAATTGATTGACCAGGCGGAAACATTGAATGGCGATGCGGCTCGAACGCTACGAACGATAGCAAACCAATATGATTATGATGGTCTTTTAGTCTGTCTAAACCACCCTACGGCTAAAGCCGGGGGCTAATTAAGCGCGAGCAGCGAACAGGCCAGCGCCAAGAAGTCCGACGCGGTGGTTGAGCACTACGCGAACCGGAATTTCCACCAATAAACGTTCCATGCGTCCCTTGGCCCGAAAGGCCCGGATAAATTCTCCTTCTTGAAGGAAGGGTAAAATACGCGGAGCGATCCCACCAGCCACATAGACTCCACCTCGCGCCAGACAGGTTAGGGCCAGATTGCCTGCTTGTTGGCCGTAAATCCGAACAAATAAGCGTAAGGCATGTACCGCCAGCGGATCGGCAGTGAACGCTGCGGCAGAAATGCTCGCTGCGTGTTCAAAATTTGGTGTGTCCTGGTTTGATGTTTGGCTACGTAAAAATCGATAAATTTCCACCAGGCCCATTCCGGAAAGCAAGCGTTCATAACTCACATGGTCGTAGCGCGTCTGCAAAAATTGTAATAATCCTTCCTGTTCTTTGTCGCGTGGTGCGAAGTCCACATGTCCGCCTTCGCTATCCAGGGGAAAATAGTGTCCGTCCTTCCAGACAAGAATGCCTTGGCCGAGTCCGGTGCCTGCTCCAAGCAAGGCGCGCGGCGCGCGCGGTACTTTGTATCCCGCTTGGAGGGTGGCGAGTTCGGCTGCCGCAAGTCCCTCGATTCCGTAACCTATCGCCTGAAAATCATTGATGATCGAGACTTGGCGTATTCCAAAATGAGTAGCCAGGCGGGTAGCGTCCAGATCTTCCCACGAGAGATTAGTTAGTTTCGCGTGCGTGCCTTCCACCGGACCCGCGACCGCGAAACAGGCTTTTTCCGGAAAGAAAGGAACTGTGCGCAAGAATTCCTCAACGAGGGGCACGAAGCCAGACCAGGCGACGCTTTCAAAGCGTGCCTCGTGGCGGGTGTGGTAACCACTTGCGGTTACTTCCGCGATTTGGAGTAAAGTTTTCGTGCCACCAACATCACCGGCGAGCACGTTCATTGGGTGACAAAACTCAAGCGGCTATTCATGTATAGTATCCTTAAATTTTTTCCGCCTTGGCGGTCGATTTGATGCGATTCATTATCACGGCTAAACCCAGCAGATCTCTCGCTGGTTTCGTAAGAACTCATAAAGCCTGATTTATCAGCCTGAGTCTGGGAAATCAGACTACGCTGCAACGAAGTGCAGGACTCACTCCCGAGGCGCTTCCTTCTGCCTGTCGGCAAATAGACAACTCTGAGCACTGAAAGCGGTAGATGCAGACAGAGCTACGGGAGTAGTACGAAACGGTCTGTCGCAAGGTGCAAAATATCGAACCGAAGCTGCGCGGCAAAATTGGCGATGGGAACGAAGCCGCAAGGCTTCCGTCACCGGGCTGTGTAAGGGCTGACCGCAAGAAAGATCGGTAACTTTTCACTTCAACGTCAAATATACAGGAGGACGGCGCTGCCTTCCCATGGCTAAAACCAAGGGTTTCCGCGCCGCAAATGCTGGATGAGCGCAATCCCCGAGAACGTCCTACCCCCTGCCACTACTGAGGTTCGTGCTCCTTTTCCCGCATCGGGTAAAATTTATCTCCAAGGTAGTCGTCC
This sequence is a window from Gammaproteobacteria bacterium. Protein-coding genes within it:
- a CDS encoding hypothetical protein (Evidence 5 : Unknown function), with translation MYDDNGNAVSLPSMVQDITHDKCNEMELQLYRDHLEQLVKDRTWELQEARNNAERLLRVKTEFLNNMNHEIRTPLNAILGFAQVLERDSSLLPRQAEHIRSIIRSGAHLLKLINDIFDMSKINAGQVTLNPTIFCLHDMLNDLESMFRFRSQSKGLEFVLERDSNVPRRVFADENKLRQILANLIENAIKFTTRGKIVTRLRAEAVTAKAWRLWVEVEDTGPGIPAKEINAIFTAFHQADVGINQEGGVGLGLAISRQFVEMMGGVLKVTSKVGQGSFFGFDVLLTRVDDECLAVPNHQFDAPSIVASNTNRETRNHPPRVIGLKPGTGPVRALIVDDESVNRAILRELLKPVGFDINEASNGLAALEIFEHWQPSVVLMDLRMPIMDGYETTRRIKLTMAGRTTPIIMVTASIFTDDKLTGGVDAFLRKPFKVEELFETIGRCLNLHYIFANDVEPTPATASTSVALPLDFVNAMRQAISEGDIAHLMELIDQAETLNGDAARTLRTIANQYDYDGLLVCLNHPTAKAGG
- a CDS encoding serine protease: MAKNFFMAFTMIVILGVNFDTRASQEGRVIVKYKADASILTQPSTDRAAHLSRRLGLAMRFGRRLATRMEVVRSAEISSQELSRRLAAQSDVEYAVPDRLRAIRTLPNDTLFAEQWYLQSTEAAAIRADRAWNVTTGSAEVVVAILDTGVRYEHPDLAGKLLNGYDFISDPSNAGDGDSRDDDASDAGDYISSADARNADLRSLCGELVEQNSSWHGTRVAGIVGAASNNSIGIAGTSWGVTLLPVRVMGKCGGFDSDIIAAMRWAAGLTVPEIPDNPHPARVINLSLGGDSPCDAAYTDAVGELMDRSVLVVTAVSNESGAVGAPANCPGVMAVAGVRHNGIKVGYSGFGPEISIGAPAGNCVNDDGSCLYSINTTSDMGTTTPVKSTYTEPNDMNVGTSFAAPQVSGVAALMLSVNPELTPVEIIDRIKNSARPFPADPTLTDCPSEPMVIDQCNCTTSSCGAGLLDAEAAVIAAMTPIPTIAVLDPLSENSTIRLDGKVDAIRPGQTITAWNWALISSPGGASLIPVDAPSTSLRTTAAGTYVISLTVTNNLGVSGTTQENFKLTASGSSSKEGGGGAVDGYALLGLILISLLGWWKTRR
- the glk gene encoding Glucokinase gives rise to the protein MNVLAGDVGGTKTLLQIAEVTASGYHTRHEARFESVAWSGFVPLVEEFLRTVPFFPEKACFAVAGPVEGTHAKLTNLSWEDLDATRLATHFGIRQVSIINDFQAIGYGIEGLAAAELATLQAGYKVPRAPRALLGAGTGLGQGILVWKDGHYFPLDSEGGHVDFAPRDKEQEGLLQFLQTRYDHVSYERLLSGMGLVEIYRFLRSQTSNQDTPNFEHAASISAAAFTADPLAVHALRLFVRIYGQQAGNLALTCLARGGVYVAGGIAPRILPFLQEGEFIRAFRAKGRMERLLVEIPVRVVLNHRVGLLGAGLFAARA
- a CDS encoding translocation and assembly module TamA; protein product: MNKYLANFGIVCHSLFFLTLLLSGVSHSADEESGEPQLRYQVKIEGVDNALKDYLQEISNAYARQNRTPANASVLRHRAEADLPTLHDALRARGHYDGQVDLKITEDGKFSTVIFAIEPGPLYRFGQCRVENLAAESAYRLPPARDLGLVVGQPAEAAQVLAAEANLLAGAKESGYALAQTGERVVTVDHDTQTMEVLLRLRPGPRAFLGDVAFSGKFKVDDGFLRSLAPWRLDTPYHPKLIEDLRQALIDTDLFASIRVSLGDSLDTRGRIPVHVELAERFQRTFKANLGYNVTKGPAISLGWWHRNYFGAGERLSLAGTLSGIGYSLETKYRQPNFYYPDQALVIDGGMAAENTNAYNTLTASISAGLEHKLAKNMTLTIGSTFRLSEVEDVAENANRFGLLSLPLKVDWDFSDNRLDAAHGGRLFFQGTPYAEILNTRLYFGKILGKYSHYLELLDHRRLVLAGRVSLGVILGAQRDSVPVDERFHAGGGGSIRGYGYQMASPLNAKGKPLGGVSLLELSTEARFEITQNFGGVLFIDGGGAFARDVPDSGDFLVGVGVGVRYATPIGPIRLDLGVPTEKREKFDDSFQIYLSIGQAF